The genomic window GATAATACAAGTGTAGAATTTGATATTGGCAACGTTTTTAGTCTTTCTATGGTGCCTTCTTTATATTCATCAGAAAACAGTCTCATCGTAAGTGCGGGAATGAAAACTATAAATAGAAATGGCGAAAGACTAAAAAGCCCATCCATCTGAGAAAATCCTGAATTGATAATGTTAAAGTCAGTAGAAATTACCCATAGAAATGCACTATTCGCTAATAAAAAACTAAGAATTATGATAGTCCCTGAGGCGTGACTAAAGAATGTATTAAGTTCTTTTTTTAATAATGCAATCATTAGGCAAATATTATAAAATCTCGATAAGACTCCAAGCCAATGGCTTATTATTAAATAGTAATTTCACTTTACTCCAAACAGAATTAAAAAAATCAGAATTTCTATATGAATTCAGATGATTTTCGCTTTTCCACAAGCTATGTGTAAAAAATGTGCATTCATCGTCCACATCTTGAAGTAATTGAACAGATTCACAACCGTCAAAGGATAGGATTTGACTTTTATTCTTTTCAAAGTAATGTTTGAAGTCTTCTACTTTAGTAGGCATTATTTCAAGTTTTACTATTCGTTTAATCATAGAATTCAATTCTTACTGTATCGTTTATTTCAAGCCCCATTAATGATGAAGCAGACCCCATGTTAAGAGAAATTACAAGGTTACCAGTAGAAATGAACATTGCCATAGCATCTCCTAATGGTACTTCATTGAATCTCTTTTTAATACTACTTAGCGAATAATGTTCTTTATTCCCTAGGTGAATAGAATATTTCCTTCCTTTTGCCACATCATTAAATAATCGTTGATTTATATTGGTTATGGCATTCCCGTAATGGTCTATATGAATGATTGATCCTCTAATGCTGTTTCTTTCGTGTAAAGCAACTAGTTTTGAACTTTTATTAATGAAATCATCCGCTGGCGAGCCAATCAGTTCAAGAGTTCCTCCGCGTGCAATATGGCAAGCAGCTTTTACAAAAACATCTTTTATGGGAAAATTTTCATTATCAGACTCAGAAGGCGTTGTAATGTGAACAATTTTATCAGCTTTAATATCTAAAAGTAAGGAGAATAAGCCATTATCAGTACCTATAAAATAATGTTCGTCAGCATAAACTGCAATATGAGGTGTATTTTCACTAGCCTCAGCATTTACACCAATGATATGAATACTACCTTGAGGAAAGTCTTTATAAACATTTTTTAATACAAATGCAGCGTGTAAAACGTTGAAAGTCGGAATGTTATGACTGATGTCAATAATATTTACCGACTCTAA from Flavobacteriales bacterium includes these protein-coding regions:
- a CDS encoding SAM-dependent chlorinase/fluorinase produces the protein MPIITLTTDLGNTDHYVSAVKANILRQLESVNIIDISHNIPTFNVLHAAFVLKNVYKDFPQGSIHIIGVNAEASENTPHIAVYADEHYFIGTDNGLFSLLLDIKADKIVHITTPSESDNENFPIKDVFVKAACHIARGGTLELIGSPADDFINKSSKLVALHERNSIRGSIIHIDHYGNAITNINQRLFNDVAKGRKYSIHLGNKEHYSLSSIKKRFNEVPLGDAMAMFISTGNLVISLNMGSASSLMGLEINDTVRIEFYD
- a CDS encoding antibiotic biosynthesis monooxygenase translates to MIKRIVKLEIMPTKVEDFKHYFEKNKSQILSFDGCESVQLLQDVDDECTFFTHSLWKSENHLNSYRNSDFFNSVWSKVKLLFNNKPLAWSLIEIL